Proteins encoded by one window of Desulfovibrio ferrophilus:
- a CDS encoding sigma-54-dependent transcriptional regulator: protein MASILIVDDDAQLRQSFDKLLMTEGHSIRVAASGEAGLEEVKAESPDLVIMDVRLPGMNGLETFAAMRGMDPHLPVIIMTAYGTTETAIEATKLGAFDYILKPFEIPAVLKLIGEALKAGRFTRSRVEVDARPESASSDALIGRSQVMQEVYKAIGRVAPTDATVMIRGESGTGKELVSRAVYQHSLRAEQPFLVINCVAIPETLLESELFGYEKGAFTGASSRRVGKIEQAHRGTILLDEIGDMPVSIQAKILRLLQEKKIERLGSGHPVPVDVRIIAATNRDLEAAVADGRFREDLYYRLKVVTLHLPPLRERVEDIPLLTDYFLARFARDMDSENPGLTTDGLARLTSHSWPGNVRELSNALKNALIFSRGAPLNRDDVDRALESRESALRRAAPPTIKGDPLQNWVHQAMNAQGNDNLFDTLMDEIGTRIIAEALTRTGGNRTQAAKLLGISRPTLIARIEKYGLKVGTSVSHNGSSD from the coding sequence ATGGCTTCAATCCTGATCGTTGATGACGACGCCCAGCTCCGACAGAGTTTCGACAAACTCCTGATGACCGAGGGGCACTCCATCCGCGTCGCCGCCTCCGGGGAAGCCGGATTGGAGGAGGTCAAAGCCGAAAGCCCTGATCTGGTCATTATGGACGTGCGCCTGCCCGGCATGAACGGCCTTGAAACCTTCGCGGCCATGCGCGGCATGGATCCTCATCTGCCCGTGATCATCATGACGGCATACGGCACAACCGAAACAGCCATCGAGGCCACCAAGCTGGGAGCCTTCGACTACATTCTGAAGCCCTTTGAAATCCCGGCCGTACTCAAGCTCATCGGCGAAGCCCTGAAAGCAGGGCGCTTCACCCGCTCGCGGGTAGAGGTTGACGCTCGCCCGGAATCCGCCTCCAGCGATGCACTCATTGGCCGCAGCCAGGTCATGCAGGAGGTCTACAAGGCCATCGGGCGAGTAGCCCCGACCGACGCCACGGTCATGATCCGGGGCGAATCCGGTACCGGCAAGGAACTGGTCTCCAGGGCCGTGTATCAGCATAGCTTAAGAGCGGAGCAGCCTTTTTTGGTCATCAACTGCGTGGCCATCCCCGAGACCCTGCTGGAAAGCGAACTCTTCGGCTACGAAAAGGGGGCCTTTACCGGAGCCTCCAGCCGTCGAGTCGGCAAGATCGAACAGGCCCACAGAGGCACCATCCTGCTAGACGAGATCGGCGACATGCCCGTTTCCATCCAGGCCAAGATCCTGCGCCTGCTTCAGGAAAAAAAGATCGAGCGACTCGGCAGCGGGCACCCCGTTCCCGTGGACGTACGCATCATCGCCGCCACCAATCGCGATCTCGAAGCAGCCGTTGCCGACGGCAGGTTCAGGGAAGATCTGTACTACAGGCTCAAGGTCGTCACTCTGCACCTGCCCCCGCTCAGGGAGCGGGTGGAGGACATCCCCCTGCTGACAGACTATTTCCTGGCCCGCTTCGCCCGAGACATGGACAGCGAAAATCCGGGGCTGACAACCGATGGACTGGCACGACTCACAAGCCATTCCTGGCCCGGCAATGTGCGGGAACTATCCAATGCATTGAAGAACGCCTTGATCTTCAGCCGGGGGGCTCCTCTGAATCGGGACGATGTCGACCGGGCGCTGGAAAGCCGTGAAAGCGCTTTGCGCCGCGCTGCTCCACCAACCATCAAAGGTGATCCTCTGCAAAACTGGGTGCACCAGGCCATGAATGCGCAAGGAAACGACAACCTGTTTGACACTCTCATGGACGAAATCGGAACCCGTATCATTGCCGAGGCCTTGACGCGAACCGGAGGCAACCGCACCCAGGCCGCCAAACTGCTGGGAATATCCAGACCCACTCTCATCGCCCGCATTGAAAAATACGGTCTGAAGGTTGGGACCTCCGTTTCTCACAATGGATCTAGCGACTGA
- a CDS encoding sensor histidine kinase — protein MFDEAYYKQLTRTMVLSVVLVSFTPLILISGIVGYEFHTSYRNKVIDHLEEVVEKHKQNIDSFLNERQAEIRVLANSFSFTRLRDPKELQGLLSALQGYHQGMFVDLGLIRSDGIQEAYAGPFRLGKADYSNAQWFKEVMRRKVHISDVFLGLRGVPHFIVAVRMESGERDWVLRATIDFVAFNQLVENIRIGRTGLGFIISNKGEFQTKPRVNVQNEIPAILDLIATQTTQKDVSEEIKPARNVNVSIIRPPAVERDVIIVTTPLKGGEWTLVYRQDADDALESLYHTRNLGLVVFLLGGVAIIVVAVWRSHRVVGRVRQADEEKEMLNEQFIEAGKLASVGELAAGIAHEINNPVAIMVEEGGWISDILSDDVPLSEADRTEIGQSLVQIKTQGARCKEITHKLLSFARKTDATLKAVDLNELIEEMTALSGQRARYANVQIVTNLQSDLPGICASPSEIQQVLLNLINNALDAMSKDGGQLDLSSKAIDSTVHVVVKDTGHGIPQANLARIFDPFYTTKPVGKGTGLGLSICYGIVTKMGGDITVKSTVNKGTTFTVILPQEPRAGSLGTGDDNCSETAQQCSDCKNMNNGGTS, from the coding sequence ATGTTTGACGAAGCCTATTACAAGCAACTCACCAGAACCATGGTCCTGTCCGTGGTGCTGGTTTCGTTCACGCCCCTGATCCTCATCTCGGGCATCGTAGGCTATGAATTTCACACCTCATACCGCAACAAGGTCATCGACCATCTGGAAGAAGTCGTTGAAAAGCACAAGCAGAACATCGACAGCTTCCTCAACGAACGCCAAGCCGAAATCCGCGTTCTGGCCAATTCCTTCTCCTTCACCCGACTGCGTGATCCCAAGGAACTGCAAGGGTTGCTGTCCGCACTGCAAGGCTATCACCAGGGCATGTTCGTGGACCTGGGGCTGATCCGTAGCGATGGTATTCAAGAAGCCTATGCAGGCCCCTTCCGACTGGGGAAAGCCGACTATTCAAACGCCCAATGGTTCAAGGAAGTCATGCGCCGCAAGGTCCATATCAGTGATGTCTTTCTGGGGCTCAGGGGTGTTCCGCATTTCATCGTGGCCGTTCGCATGGAGTCCGGCGAGCGGGATTGGGTCCTGCGGGCAACCATCGATTTCGTGGCTTTCAACCAGTTGGTGGAAAACATCCGCATCGGCCGCACGGGGCTGGGATTCATCATCAGTAACAAGGGTGAATTTCAAACCAAGCCCAGAGTCAATGTCCAAAATGAAATTCCAGCCATCCTCGATCTCATCGCAACGCAGACAACGCAAAAGGACGTCAGCGAGGAAATCAAACCAGCCAGAAACGTCAACGTCAGCATTATCCGCCCGCCAGCTGTGGAACGTGATGTGATCATTGTGACCACGCCGCTCAAGGGCGGAGAATGGACCCTGGTCTATCGCCAGGACGCGGACGACGCCCTGGAAAGCCTGTACCACACCCGCAACCTCGGCCTTGTGGTGTTCCTGCTGGGCGGTGTGGCCATTATCGTGGTGGCCGTATGGCGCTCGCACCGAGTGGTGGGGCGCGTGCGCCAGGCTGACGAAGAAAAAGAAATGCTCAACGAGCAGTTCATCGAGGCCGGCAAGCTGGCTTCAGTGGGTGAACTGGCCGCCGGAATTGCCCATGAAATCAACAATCCCGTGGCCATCATGGTCGAAGAAGGCGGATGGATATCAGACATCCTGTCCGATGATGTCCCCCTCAGCGAAGCCGACCGCACCGAAATCGGACAATCCCTGGTGCAGATCAAGACGCAAGGCGCACGATGCAAGGAAATCACCCACAAGCTCCTGAGCTTTGCCCGCAAGACCGACGCCACCCTGAAGGCCGTTGATCTGAACGAACTGATCGAAGAAATGACCGCCCTCTCCGGTCAACGCGCCCGGTACGCCAATGTCCAAATCGTCACCAACCTGCAATCCGACCTGCCGGGTATCTGTGCCTCTCCCTCGGAGATTCAGCAGGTTCTGCTGAACCTCATCAACAATGCCCTGGACGCCATGAGCAAGGACGGCGGGCAGTTGGATCTCAGTTCCAAGGCCATCGACAGCACTGTTCATGTGGTGGTCAAGGACACCGGCCATGGCATTCCACAGGCCAATCTGGCCCGAATCTTCGACCCCTTCTACACCACCAAGCCCGTGGGCAAGGGCACAGGTCTCGGACTGTCCATCTGCTACGGCATCGTGACCAAGATGGGTGGTGACATCACAGTCAAGAGCACCGTGAACAAGGGCACGACTTTCACCGTAATTCTTCCTCAGGAACCCCGTGCTGGGAGCCTGGGAACTGGCGACGACAACTGCAGCGAAACGGCCCAGCAATGCAGTGACTGTAAGAACATGAACAATGGAGGTACGTCATGA
- a CDS encoding response regulator, with protein MCASDFHIVITDRNSHVRELLFRELLREGYRVTEAKNGAHLLEILGSSQVVHLLVLDPEFCGIRHCTRIDPGQAKVVLHALEDVDCSTLPAGISTVAACVEKTGDLDKLKRVLRNLLNETATTQEATPDLSHPKPGTDNV; from the coding sequence ATGTGCGCATCGGATTTTCACATCGTCATCACGGACCGCAATTCCCACGTGCGCGAATTGCTGTTCCGGGAACTGCTTCGGGAAGGCTACCGCGTGACCGAGGCCAAGAACGGCGCACATCTACTGGAAATACTGGGGTCCTCCCAAGTCGTTCATCTCCTCGTACTGGACCCCGAATTCTGTGGCATCCGACACTGCACAAGAATCGACCCGGGCCAGGCCAAGGTGGTGCTCCATGCTCTGGAAGACGTGGACTGCTCCACCCTCCCGGCAGGAATCTCCACCGTCGCAGCCTGCGTGGAGAAAACCGGCGACCTGGACAAACTCAAACGCGTGCTGCGGAATCTTTTGAATGAGACCGCAACCACGCAAGAGGCGACACCGGACCTGAGCCACCCCAAACCGGGAACAGACAATGTTTGA
- a CDS encoding response regulator, translating to MTRVLLIDDEHAFVETLAKRLDKRGAKVLKSYSGQEGLDLLVSEDNIDVVILDVKMPGLDGVETLKRIKANHPLVEVIMLTGHGTVETAIDGMREGAFDYLLKPCEMDDLMQKIGEANAHKEKAEARINEAEAQLIVLRRGD from the coding sequence ATGACCAGAGTCCTACTCATCGATGATGAGCACGCTTTCGTGGAGACACTGGCCAAGCGTCTGGACAAGCGAGGAGCCAAAGTCCTCAAGTCCTATTCCGGACAAGAGGGACTGGACCTGCTGGTCAGCGAGGACAACATCGATGTGGTCATTCTGGACGTCAAGATGCCCGGTCTGGACGGCGTCGAAACCCTGAAGCGAATCAAGGCCAATCACCCCCTGGTGGAAGTGATCATGCTCACCGGCCATGGCACCGTGGAAACAGCCATCGACGGGATGAGAGAAGGTGCTTTCGACTACCTGCTCAAGCCCTGCGAGATGGACGACCTGATGCAGAAGATCGGCGAGGCAAACGCACACAAGGAAAAGGCCGAAGCCCGAATCAATGAGGCCGAAGCTCAACTCATAGTCCTGAGACGAGGGGATTAA